A stretch of DNA from Phycisphaerae bacterium:
GGTCGTCACGTCGCCGGTGCTCATCATCTTTGGCCCCAGACCGGAAATCAGCGGCAGCGTCCACGCGAGGATTGTTCCCAGCGCCAGTGCGACGAGACCGCTGGGCATGCCGAGCGGAAATCGTACGCGCGCGAAGTAGCCGATCAGCACGACAAACAGCGGCACCATCGCCACGAGCGGTCGCTCGTAGATCTGAAAGGCGAAGGGGCTGGCGATGAAGATAACGCCGATCGCCGCAAGGGCGGAGAGCAGCGCCGCCCGCGGCGTGACGCGGCGGACCCAGCCGCCGATGAAGGCCCCGAGAAATTCAATGACCCCGCTGCCGATGCAGGCGACGAGCCCGACCTTCCACGCCAACTCGCCCGCCTGCTCCGGGCCGAGTTCGGCGGAGAAGCGCTGATAGACCGGGGCGAGGATGAAGAGGATGTACGCGAAGACGGACGGCGTGTTGATGCCGTAAGGCAGGGCGGTGCAGGTCGGGTTGCCGTCGCGCCGCGCGACCCGCCGGGCGTGCAGGGCGTAGTACAGGTTGCCGATGAGCAGGCTGACGGCGATACCCGGCAGGACGCGGTGGTAGACGAGCTCGTCGGTAAATCCGCAGAGCTGCGTGCACAGCGCGACGATGACGAGCACTTGCACGAGGTTGTCGACAGCGAGGCCGAAGAAGCCGTCGAGATCGCCTTTGACGAACCATCGGTAGCGGATCGTGGATGCCATGAGCCACTCCCCCTCTCCCTTCGAGGGAGAGGGCCGGGGTGAGGGTTCGATGCAGTGTTCCTGCGAGAGTCCTTTCTCGCAGGCGTGCCGGCGGGAGTCTGTTCCCACAAGGCTATTTCAGCGACTTGCCCACCAAGCCGCGATTATTTCAGCGGCAGGTTATACCACCGACCGAGGGGCAGGAGAATAATCGCCTGAGTCAGGGGTACAATGAAGAAATGGGCCATCGCGAACAACATGGGTTTCGGGTCGTTCCGTCTATTTTTAGATTGCGAATAAGTCCGGCCCTCCTTGCCTTGATTGTTCTTTTCGCAGGGATCACGCTTGGCGATTTGATGATTGCCGCTGGCATTGGAACCGGCTCGCGTTTTCAAAAGATCTTCGGGGGCATCATCATGATCGGCTCACCGTGCGTGGCGATCGCCTTGATGGTCGTCGAAGGTCGGAGAAACAAGCGGGAGTCTATGCCGCCCGGTCACTGCCACTCCTGCGGCTACAACCTCACCGGTAACGTCAGCGGTCGCTGCCCGGAATGCGGAACGCCCGTTTCACTATGATACAACAATTCCCAGTTTCTGACAGAATGTCGCTAAGACAAAAGGGGTTGTTGCTCGTCGCTGGAGTAGCGGCGCTCTTGATGGTCGCGTTCTGGATCACATCCTATTTCTGGACCGCCATCCTGAAAGTCGAATCTTGCATTTTCGCGATCCATCGTGGAGTTATCGATTGGTGGCCTGAATACGATCTTCACATGGACATCGAGATTCCGAGCAGCGCCATAGCACTTCACAAGGCGGATCAGGCCCTGTTTGTGATTGGGCAGATACCCCTCGGAGCGCTTGTGGTGGTGTGCCTCGCGGCATTCCTCGCTTGGACGCCAAACCCACAAATTGGAAAAATCTGCCTTCGATTCCGAACTCGACCGCGCACGAGAGTGGCGTTCGCCTGCTTTTGCGTGTCTCTGCTCGTTTGTTGGGCGCTGAGCCTGGGACGAGAGATGGGCGCCCAAATCCCTTTCGCCCGCGCAGCGGTCGCGACGGGCCAAGTTCACTTTGCATGGAATCCGTCATCGGGGAGTGATAAGAAATCGGACGCCGTGCGAAGTGCCGATTTCGACCTTTGGTGCCGTGAAGCAATGATGCGGTCTTGCCCGGGCTGCGAACAGGGCTATTACATGAATTCGTACCACACAATGAATGGAATCAACCTCCTCTGGCCGTTTTCCATCTTTGTCTCCGGTTTTTTTCTCATGGAGCGCGGTGTTCGTGAAGCCAGAAAAGGACATTTGTGTCACCGCTGCGGCTACAACCTCACCGGCAACGTCAGCGGTCGCTGCCCGGAGTGCGGAACGATATGCAAGCCGCATTGAACGCTGCAACTACTTCTCGGCCCGCCCATAAGTCGCACGTGCTCTTGTTGGTCGGCGGTGCGATCCTCGTTCTGGCGATCATGGTTTGGTCAGCGTTCTCGCAGCGCGCGATCTTTTTCCACCATATTCCCCTTAGCGACGGATTCATCCGTATTGAAATCCGGGAGGGCCGACTTCGATTTGACGGAAAGACGCCCACAAGCGCAGGTGTGTCCTCGTACCCTCATCTTGCAAGAGTGCCGGGCATCCTATCCTACCTATGGTACGTAACGAATATTGGCATGGCGACCACACCCCCACGACCGGGAGCAACTTGGCTGAGCTGGCATTCGAGGATTCATCTCGGAGTTTTTATTGCGATACTCATGCTATATCCGGCGATCGTCTCTCGCGACGCCCGAAGCCTCTTAAAGTGGGCCGGGCTCGGATGCTGCATAGCGATCTTTGCCAAACTAGTCGTGGCTTTTCGCGTCGCCGCTACCTCACGAAACTACAGCCCGGAAAGGCTGTTTCTCGACTTGGCCGTACAGTTCTTCGTGGTGCTGATTCCGACAGCACTTTTGTTCTTGTGGGCCATGAAGGCTGAGAAAAAGCCCGGATATTGTGCGCGATGCGGCTACAACCTCACTGGCAACGTCAGCGGTCGCTGCCCAGAGTGCGCAGCGCCGGTCGGGGGAACAATCCCCGATCCGGCATAGGACGAATGCCCCGGAAGCCGATAGAAAGAAGGCGGGACACCGCGAGACTATGATCCACCGGTCTCGCCGATTCGGAGATTGAACATGCGACTTGTCCTGAGCTTTGTATTTGCCCTGGGGATGGCCGTCGGATTGGGTGCGGGGTGCTCCGACAACAGCCATGAGTGCTGCGACCATCATGCGCGCCACGACGACGCGGACATCAAGGTCGATGCGCCCTACGCCCGCGTCCGAGTTAACATCCCGGACAATGATGATGACGACGTCGACGTCGATGTGGATGTCGACGATTAGCGCGGGCGGGTCGATCCGCCACACGAAAATAGCGAGAGGCCTTAGCTCAGTTCCTGGCGACGATCTTCGCGCTGCGTGACATGATCCGAGTCGTTATCCCATTCCACCTGCGAACCCTGGCCTGCGTGGACGACGAGGTGCCTCTTGATGTGGAAGGCCCAATCACACAGCGCTCCGTCCTCGACGCCCTCGATGCCCGTTATCCGATGCTCCGCGGCACGATCCGCGATCATGGCACGTTGAAACGTCGGCCGTTTATCCGCTTTTTCGCCTGCGAACGTGACCTGTCGCACGAATCGCCGGATGTCCCGCTGCCCGAGGCGGTCGCGACCGGCCGCGAACCCTTCCTTATTGTCGGCGCGATCGCAGGCGGTTAGACTGGCTGCCAACGGAGGAAATACCATGGCTTATGTTGATGGATACGTACTGCCGGTACCCAAGAAAAACCTCAAGGCCTATGTCGGCATTGCGAAAAAGGCCGGCAAGATCTGGCGCGACCACGGCGCGCTCGAGTATCGCGAGTGCGTCGGAGAGGACCTGAACGTGAAGTTCGGAATGCCGTTTCCCAAGCTGGTCAAGCCCAAGACCGGCGAGACGGTCGTCTTCTCGTACATCGTCTTCAAGTCGCGGGCCCATCGCGACAAGGTGAACGCCAAGGTCATGAAGGACCCGCGCCTCATGCAGATGTGCGACCCGAAGAAGATGCCCTTCGACTGTAAGCGGATGGTCTACGGCGGATTCGAGACGCTGGTCGACGCCTAAGGCGGTGTTTCCCGGCGCACGACGGAGGCAGTGCCGAGCAGGATCGCGCACCGCCGCCGCGCATTCCTATCGCGTCTCGCTGCTGACGACCTGGCCGTTGATCACCACGCCGGTGCAATGCGTCGTGTATTCGAAGGGATCGCCGTCGTAGAGGGCCACGTCGGCGTCCTTGCCCGGTTCCAGGGAGCCTACGCGGTCGGAAATGCCGAGCATTTTCGCCGCGTCGATCGTGATCGTGCCTAGCGCCTGCTCAAACGTCAGGCCGTTCGCCGCTGCGATGGCCGCCTCGAAGAGGGCGATGCGCGTCTTGGGGACGTAGTCCTCATAGCCGCTTTGCAAGGCGACCGGGATCCCGGCCTTGATCAGCGTCGCCGCCGATTCCATGCTCAGATTCTCCGTCTCGCCGCGACCGGTACGCGTCATGGTCGGGTGGATGATGACCGGCACGCCGGCAGCCTTGATCTGGTCCATGACGAGGTAAGATTCCGCCGCACCGTCCAGCACGATCTTGATCTTGAACTCCCCGGCCACGCGCAGGGCCGAAACGATGTCCGTCGCCCGGTGGACCGTGACCAGCAGCGGCAGTTCGCCCTTGAGGACGCGCGTCATCGTCTCCAGCCGCAGATCGCGGTCAGGCCGCTTCTTTTCATCCGGCAGTTCCAGTTTTCGCTGGTACTCCTGGGCCTTGATGAGCTGTGCGCGGAGCATCGCGATCGCCTTGGAGCGCGTGCCGGGAGATTTTTTCTCGGCATCTTTCCCCTTGGCCCGCGCATCTTCGCCCAGCGTACAGGCCACCATTGCGGTTGGATTGATGACCGCGTCCTCGACCGTGTTGCCGGTCGTCTTGACGATCATCGTCTGTCCGGAGATGAGCGCGCCGGGGGCGTGGCCGGTGTGCAGGGTCGTGACGCCGAAGCCGCGGACCCATTCGATGAGGCGTTCCTGCGCGTTGTAGGAATCGATGGCCCGCAACTCGGGCTGAATCGGTTCGCTGGCATCGAGCTGGTCCTGGTCCTGATCCTGATTGAGATAGCCGGTCAGGCCGACGACGCTGTGGGCATCGATGAGGCCGGGCGTGACGACCTTGGCCGTGAGTGTCTTTACTCCGTCGGGGATCGTGACGGTATCGGCCGGACCGACCTTAACGATCTTTTGGGCTTCAATGAGAACAACGCCGTCCTTGATTGGCGCGCCGACCATCGTGTAGACCGTTTCACCGCGAATGGCGAGTTGGGCTGAAGCGGGCGCGGACGAATAGAGCAGATTCACCACAGAGGCACAGAGACACAAAGAAAGGACTCTGTTCTTCGTCTCGGTGCCTCTGTGCCTCTGTGGTGCATCTTCTGTTTTCGAAGAGTTCATGGCTATTTTTCCCCGGTCTCAAAGCAGCACAGGTGCATCTCCTGGTCCCGGCCCGCGCCGTAACCGCCGACGGCGTAGAGGTAGTCCTTCGGATCGCTGCGATCAAAGACTTTTTCGCCTTCGACGTACGTCTCCAGCACCTTGGTATAGACGCTCAAAGGATCGCCGGACAGGATGATGAAATCCGCGTCCTTGCCCGGTTCGAGCGAGCCGATCCGTTTATCCAGATCGATCATTTTCGCCCCGGCCATCGTCATCGCGTAGAGCGCCTTTTCGCGGGACATCCCGGCTCGCACGCCCAGCGCGGCCGACCGGAGAAAATGCCGCGAATCGGTGATCCAATCGTCGCTATGGTAAGCAGTCAGGACGCCCGCCTTCTCCAGGACCGCACCGGTATTAAGCAGCAAATCTCTGGCCTCGATCTTCCCGCCCGGGCTGTCCACGAGGATGATCGAACACGGAACGCCGGCTTTGGCGATCTCCTCCGCGACCTTCCAACCCTCGCTGACGTGGTGAAGCACGACGCGGAAGTGAAACTCCTGCGACAGGCGAATGACGGTGAGGATGTCGTCGGCACGGTGGGTGTGATGGTGGACGATCCGCTTTCCGTCGAGCACTTCGAGGAGGCCTTCCATCTCCAGATCTCGCTCGGGTCGTTTTTCCGGGTCGTCGCCGGCTTGCTGAAGTTTGCGGCGATATTCCTGGGCCTTGACGAACTTTTCGCGTATCAGTGCGGCGGACTTCGAGCGCGTACCGGGAAACGGCGCCTCGCGCTGGGAGTTGGTGCCGTTGGCCATCTTCATGCCGCCGAGGATATTGCCCGCCTCGTCGTGGATCGCCATCTCTTCAATCGTGCGGGCCTTGCGAAGCTTCAGATAGATTGTCTGGCCGCTCAGCAGGTGGCCGGAACCGGGCATGACGTTCAGCGTGGTCATGCCGCCGGCCCGCGCGCGGACAAAGCCGGAATCGCGGACATTGACGGAATCGAGCACGCGGACATCGGGCTGGATCGGCCCGCTGCTGTCGGCGGCCCAACCGCCGCCGATGTGGCTGTGAGTGTCCACCAGGCCGGGCATGATGACTTTGCCCGTGCAGTCGACGCGCTGCGCGTCCGCGAATCCAGCGTCGGGACCCACCGCTACGATTCTTCCTTTGTGCACGACAATCGTGCCGTGGGCGATCGGGTCGCCGACAATGGGAATGATCTTCGCCCCGACAAATGCCACGGGCTCGTCCTGCGCGGGGGCGAGGGAAGTTAGCAGTAACAGGGTGGAAATCGCAAGGGATGCGTACTTCATCGATCCGCTCCAAACCTCAGGACCTTCTTCCCGAAGGAGCGGATCTTAACGGATCGGGCCGATCGCGTCCCCCAGTGCCCGCACTGCGGGTGGGGGCACTGGGCAACGCGTCGATCAGGGGCAATTGATCCCGAATAGAAGTTATTGAACCAGCGGATTCAGGGGCTGGGCGTCGCAGACATCCCCGGCGCTGTCGAAGTCCGCGTTTTCCTGGCCGGGATTGCTTTGCGCTGGGCAATTGTCGCACGCGTCGCCCACGCCGTCGACGTCGGCGTCGAGTTGATTCCCGTTGGCCGTATTGTCGCAGTTGTCGCAGGCGTTACCGACGCCGTCCGAGTCGTCATCCGCCTGATCCGTATTGCCCACCGTCGGACAATTGTCGGCGTTGTTGATGACGCTGTCGCCATCCGCATCATTCGTAAACAACCCGAGCAGAATGTTGCAGCCGGTCAGCACCAGTAAACTGAGCGCGCAACACACTACAAACCGAGTCCCGATCAATCTTGCCGTGGCCATGCTCTACCTCCACGAAAAGGGTTCCACGCGAGGGCCGGCGAGGATGGTTCAGTTGAGTCACCGCGCTTCCGCGGTTGAGATTAGCCGTGCCGAAGGATGCTATTCAGCACGTTTCAATGCGGTCAAGGTGTATCTAAAACCCCGGTAACGAATGCCCGTGTTTTTGCTGAATAATTGAGAATCGGCGCGTCAAGATCACATTCTGTTTACGTCGAATTCATCACCCATTCATGGCTGTCGCGCAGACTGGTGAGTGTTGCCGTCAGTCCCCCTTTGGAGTAACCGATGCCTACGACGATTCAAACGATTTCAAAAGAAGAACTGTCACAGAAGCTTTCGGAACACGATCGATTCCAACTCCTGAACGTGCTGGAGCCCGAATACTACAAGGAAGGGATCATCCGCGGCTCTCGAAAGATTCCGCTTTCACAACTCGACCGGCGATTCAATGAGCTGGATAAGTCGCAGGAAGTGGTGGTGTATTGCGCCAGCCAC
This window harbors:
- a CDS encoding DUF1428 domain-containing protein, which gives rise to MAYVDGYVLPVPKKNLKAYVGIAKKAGKIWRDHGALEYRECVGEDLNVKFGMPFPKLVKPKTGETVVFSYIVFKSRAHRDKVNAKVMKDPRLMQMCDPKKMPFDCKRMVYGGFETLVDA
- a CDS encoding amidohydrolase family protein; this encodes MNLLYSSAPASAQLAIRGETVYTMVGAPIKDGVVLIEAQKIVKVGPADTVTIPDGVKTLTAKVVTPGLIDAHSVVGLTGYLNQDQDQDQLDASEPIQPELRAIDSYNAQERLIEWVRGFGVTTLHTGHAPGALISGQTMIVKTTGNTVEDAVINPTAMVACTLGEDARAKGKDAEKKSPGTRSKAIAMLRAQLIKAQEYQRKLELPDEKKRPDRDLRLETMTRVLKGELPLLVTVHRATDIVSALRVAGEFKIKIVLDGAAESYLVMDQIKAAGVPVIIHPTMTRTGRGETENLSMESAATLIKAGIPVALQSGYEDYVPKTRIALFEAAIAAANGLTFEQALGTITIDAAKMLGISDRVGSLEPGKDADVALYDGDPFEYTTHCTGVVINGQVVSSETR
- a CDS encoding thrombospondin type 3 repeat-containing protein is translated as MATARLIGTRFVVCCALSLLVLTGCNILLGLFTNDADGDSVINNADNCPTVGNTDQADDDSDGVGNACDNCDNTANGNQLDADVDGVGDACDNCPAQSNPGQENADFDSAGDVCDAQPLNPLVQ
- a CDS encoding rhodanese-like domain-containing protein; protein product: MPTTIQTISKEELSQKLSEHDRFQLLNVLEPEYYKEGIIRGSRKIPLSQLDRRFNELDKSQEVVVYCASHDCPASRQAAEALAAKGFDVKAYEGGIKEWKEAGLPTE
- a CDS encoding MoaD/ThiS family protein; the protein is MIRVVIPFHLRTLACVDDEVPLDVEGPITQRSVLDALDARYPMLRGTIRDHGTLKRRPFIRFFACERDLSHESPDVPLPEAVATGREPFLIVGAIAGG
- a CDS encoding amidohydrolase family protein produces the protein MKYASLAISTLLLLTSLAPAQDEPVAFVGAKIIPIVGDPIAHGTIVVHKGRIVAVGPDAGFADAQRVDCTGKVIMPGLVDTHSHIGGGWAADSSGPIQPDVRVLDSVNVRDSGFVRARAGGMTTLNVMPGSGHLLSGQTIYLKLRKARTIEEMAIHDEAGNILGGMKMANGTNSQREAPFPGTRSKSAALIREKFVKAQEYRRKLQQAGDDPEKRPERDLEMEGLLEVLDGKRIVHHHTHRADDILTVIRLSQEFHFRVVLHHVSEGWKVAEEIAKAGVPCSIILVDSPGGKIEARDLLLNTGAVLEKAGVLTAYHSDDWITDSRHFLRSAALGVRAGMSREKALYAMTMAGAKMIDLDKRIGSLEPGKDADFIILSGDPLSVYTKVLETYVEGEKVFDRSDPKDYLYAVGGYGAGRDQEMHLCCFETGEK